A genomic region of Fusarium falciforme chromosome 4, complete sequence contains the following coding sequences:
- a CDS encoding Fe2OG dioxygenase domain-containing protein gives MGSLPDQTMAIPVIDFAPLLSDDSQHETYAKSGKEIFHAFKHVGFAYIKNHAVPQEMVDEAFGWSKKFFDLPQEEKEKVPHPPEGWYHRGYSGIGREKVTQMVFDEAGIAQERKKPDFKESYEMGNEENTATLRNIWPAEEVIPGFREFFIKFYETCYDMELKLLRAIAVGMGLEDNFFVDYHKEKNNQIRLLHYPPAVEELMATGKLDGIGAHTDFGTLTMLFQDEVGGLEVEDIHNKGTYIQAPYIPGTIVVNIGDFLMRWSNDELRSTMHHVRAPAAEEPKDRSQVRMTKERYSIPYFVCADAERTIDCVPGCWGPDRPKKYKPVNAMDYINMRLNSTY, from the exons ATGGGCTCCCTCCCTGATCAGACAATGGCTATCCCGGTCATCGACTTTGCACCGCTGCTCAGCGACGACTCTCAACACGAGACATATGCAAAGTCCGGCAAGGAGATATTCCACGCCTTCAAGCACGTTGGCTTTGCATACATCAAGAACCATGCAGTTCCGCAAGAGATGGTAGACGAGGCATTCGGATGG AGCAAGAAGTTCTTTGATCTGCcacaagaagagaaggaaaaggtccCCCACCCGCCCGAAGGGTGGTATCATCGTGGCTACTCTGGCATTGGCCGTGAAAAGGTCACGCAAATGGTGTTCGATGAGGCTGGTATTGCACAGGAGCGCAAGAAACCCGACTTCAAGGAGTCTTACGAGATGGGAAATGAGGAAAACACTGCGACTCTGCGCAACATCTGGCCTGCAGAAGAGGTGATTCCGGGCTTCCGCGAATTCTTCATCAAATTCTATGAGACGTGCTACGACATGGAGCTCAAGCTACTGCGTGCCATCGCCGTCGGAATGGGTCTCGAGGATAACTTCTTCGTCGACTATcacaaggagaagaacaacCAGATCCGGCTACTGCACTACCCGCCAGCTGTGGAGGAGCTTATGGCCACGGGCAAGCTGGATGGCATCGGAGCGCACACCGACTTCGGCACGCTGACGATGCTGTTCCAGGATGAAGTCGGCGGTCTCGAAGTAGAGGACATCCACAACAAGGGCACATACATCCAGGCACCTTACATCCCCGGAACCATCGTGGTCAACATTGGCGATTTCCTGATGCGCTGGAGTAACGACGAGCTGCGGTCTACGATGCACCATGTGCGTGCGCCGGCGGCAGAGGAGCCCAAGGACAGGAGCCAGGTGCGCATGACGAAGGAGCGCTACTCGATCCCGTACTTTGTGTGCGCTGATGCCGAGCGTACGATCGACTGTGTGCCAGGATGTTGGGGGCCCGATCGGCCGAAGAAGTATAAGCCTGTCAACGCCATGGACTATATCAACATGCGGCTCAACTCGACGTACTAG
- a CDS encoding Zn(2)-C6 fungal-type domain-containing protein — protein sequence MASPSPAEVEPSAWRGPAFRVRSEFGGSRTWRSRKSRPCDACRGRKTACIIETAPPCLFCKSRNLPCESSSRLPPRRRRRRESHDQGKLISLTATEIVEMSSHSGHSSEDGEPLAALGDLVDEAPNTVETVQPQRRSSASSPPVPVYTSPPMAIPSISPGSISIHHESEHLELLPQSCSPSASIAVRSVSSTGTPRLSWLEGEQRTAHSIGLSGEQDTNLLASLRSIIVNEHNGVDNGVIQVFPGDPGCGEPPIHFNMVLDALPEPDRAARRDVSDSIEELVGEHGPRLVSLFFKYVHPMTYVVSKSRFLRAYYGDAISVPASLRGVIYALGANSWKRDPPCAGLTPPSSYTLFQRAHWALHTETHAPNKWTLQAALLLIHEQPGDNFTMETPRTWIVASKATAIAQMLGLHRDPRLWKIAPLEKSVRRKLWWATYMADVWASLYHGNPPHIAKDSFTTSPIQIEEVLMDEDVNDDSLSFLEPSFVSSDVTASARFVESVKLSRILRELLDSFYSDQAYKTTITDTKTRESKLFDIEKQLESWMLLRASCVGIMQSDDPQDYTTNAPLHLSYYAVKTLYLRALMWPSHMAAKTDPKSALRRYYDKALREFSPFVDFLDRIDSRSLNSFWGDHARSQLVLCGNFLVFLFLMAPTSDKVQETFRLLEGVHSALKRCRDMAENEEAVALLRPVLLRVETLFTQAARIMDTRDEVPI from the exons ATGGCGTCTCCATCACCTGCGGAAGTCGAACCGTCTGCCTGGCGTGGACCAGCTTTCAGAGTACGGTCCGAATTCGGAGGATCGAGGAcatggaggagcaggaagagTAGACCCTGCGACGCTTGTCGAGGACGAAAGACGGCTTGCATCATTGAAACTGCCCCACCAT GTCTCTTCTGCAAGTCGAGGAATCTCCCTTGTGAATCCAGCTCAAGACTTCCTCCCCGCCGCAGACGCAGACGTGAGTCTCATGACCAGGGAAAGCTCATCTCGCTCACCGCGACCGAGATAGTCGAGATGAGCTCCCATAGTGGCCATTCGTCCGAGGATGGAGAGCCGCTTGCGGCCCTTGGCGACTTGGTTGATGAAGCACCGAACACGGTGGAGACGGTACAGCCTCAGAGGCGGAGCAGTGCTTCGTCTCCGCCCGTACCAGTTTACACCAGTCCGCCAATGGCAATCCCATCGATATCTCCCGGCTCCATCTCTATCCACCACGAGAGCGAAcaccttgagcttctccctcAGTCATGCTCACCCTCCGCGTCCATCGCTGTTCGCAGCGTGAGCAGCACAGGGACGCCACGACTGTCATGGCTGGAGGGCGAACAGCGCACAGCCCACTCTATTGGTCTCTCAGGCGAGCAAGACACCAATCTGCTAGCTTCCTTACGATCAATTATCGTCAATGAACACAACGGGGTAGATAACGGCGTCATCCAGGTGTTTCCGGGCGATCCGGGATGCGGCGAGCCGCCAATTCATTTTAACATGGTTCTCGATGCTCTTCCCGAACCAGATCGAGCTGCTAGGCGAGACGTATCTGATTCTATCGAAGAGCTTGTGGGAGAACACGGTCCGCGCCTAGTATCGCTCTTCTTCAAATACGTTCATCCCATGACCTACGTGGTGTCCAAGAGCCGCTTCCTTCGCGCATACTATGGCGATGCCATATCCGTGCCAGCGTCTCTACGGGGTGTCATATACGCCCTAGGCGCGAATTCATGGAAGCGTGACCCTCCATGCGCCGGCCTCACGCCACCAAGCTCATACACTCTGTTCCAGAGGGCACATTGGGCACTCCACACCGAGACGCACGCACCCAACAAATGGACGCTCCAGGCAGCACTTCTCCTGATTCACGAGCAACCAGGAGACAATTTCACCATGGAGACTCCGAGGACGTGGATAGTGGCTTCGAAAGCGACAGCCATAGCACAGATGCTGGGGCTTCATCGCGACCCTAGGCTGTGGAAGATTGCCCCCCTGGAGAAGAGTGTGAGACGAAAGCTGTGGTGGGCTACATATATGGCCGACGTTTGGGCTTCTCTTTACCACGGAAACCCTCCTCACATAGCCAAGGACTCATTCACGACATCGCCGATACAGATCGAAGAAGTTCTGATGGATGAGGACGTAAATGACGATTCTCTAAGCTTTCTCGAGCCCTCGTTTGTCTCGAGTGATGTCACAGCGAGTGCTCGATTTGTGGAATCCGTCAAACTTAGTCGAATTCTACGAGAGTTGCTCGATTCATTCTA CTCTGACCAGGCATACAAAACGACCATCACGGACACAAAGACGAGGGAATCAAAGCTGTTTGATATCGAGAAACAGCTTGAGAGCTGGATGCTCCTACGTGCTAGCTGCGTTGGCATCATGCAGTCGGATGATCCACAAGATTATACCACAAATG CCCCTCTGCATCTAAGTTACTATGCCGTCAAGACACTATATCTTCGTGCTCTTATGTGGCCAAGTCACATGGCTGCAAAGACTGACCCGAAATCAGCGCTGCGGCGATACTACGATAAAGCCCTACGAGAATTCAGCCCATTTGTCGATTTCCTTGATAGAATCGATTCACGTTCATTGAACTCGTTCTGGGGAGATC ATGCGCGATCCCAACTTGTCCTATGCGGCAACTTCTTGGTTTTCCTGTTTCTCATGGCCCCGACATCAGATAAGGTCCAAGAGACTTTCCGACTGCTCGAAGGGGTCCACTCAGCGTTGAAGCGATGTCGAGATATGGCAGAGAACGAAGAGGCTGTGGCCTTGCTCCGGCCTGTACTACTGCGGGTGGAAACCCTTTTCACGCAAGCTGCGCGAATAATGGACACAAGAGACGAAGTGCCAATATGA
- a CDS encoding PKS-ER domain-containing protein: protein MSSHGFLGKEYTVYRPVGGAPSPVTVKIPDLEPHDVLVRITHTGVCHSDLIYCRGGVPAALGHEGVGIVEAVGPLVTQFKVGDRAGGGFHRSACGHCKYCLSGRDIYCYERVTFGEGDFDNGTFGTYYIGKQTFLHKIPENLASEHAAPLQCAGTTVYAALKATVTNEKRVGIFGIGGLGHLAIQYAAKMGAEVVVYSTTASKESEAQELGATEFHLISEMFDKKAAPIDVLVVAGSKYPDWEKAMVKEFLARDGIIVPLAAPVNGPLSLPANAMFFNGYHVFSSLVGSRGIHDEMLDFSARHNIKPLIQVFKHDGPSSLQSVFERLEQNTIRYRAVLEM from the exons ATGTCTTCTCACGGCTTCCTGGGAAAAGAGTACACTGTCTACCGTCCTGTCGGTGGTGCCCCCTCTCCAGTTACTGTCAAGATACCCGACCTTGAGCCTCACGACGTTCTCGTTCGGATCACTCATACTGGCGTGTGCCATAGTGATCTAATCTACTGCCGAGGAGGCGTCCCTGCAGCTCTAGGGCACGAAGGAGTGGGAATCGTGGAAGCGGTTGGTCCTCTCGTAACCCAATTCAAAGTTGGAGACCGTGCCGGAGGTGGCTTCCATCGGAGTGCTTGTGGCCATTGCAAGTACTGCCTGTCTGGCAGAGACATTTATTGCTATGAACGCGTTACCTTCGGCGAGGGAGACTTCGACAATGGCACTTTCGGCACTTACTACATTGGAAAGCAGACATTCCTCCATAAGATTCCTGAAAATTTGGCTAGTGAACATGCCGCACCCCTTCAGTGCGCCGGGACGACCGTTTATGCGGCCTTGAAAGCTACGGTAACGAACGAGAAAAGGGTCGGCATCTTTGGCATTGGCGGACTGGGACATCTAGCTATCCAGTACGCTGCCAAAATGGGGGCCGAGGTTGTTGTCTACAGTACAACTGCCAGCAAAGAGAGCGAGGCTCAGGAGCTGGGGGCGACGGAGTTTCATCTCATCAGCGAGATGTTCGACAAGAAGGCTGCACCAATCGACGTCTTGGTTGTTGCAGGCTCCAAGTACCCCGATTGGGAGAA GGCCATGGTAAAGGAGTTTCTCGCTAGAGATGGAATAATTGTACCTCTCGCGGCCCCTGTCAACGGACCTCTCAGTTTACC TGCGAATGCAATGTTTTTTAATGGGTATCATGTCTTCTCTAGTCTAGTTGGATCTAGAGGAATTCACGATGAGATGCTCGATTTTTCAGCTCGCCATAACATCAAGCCGCTCATCCAGGTCTTTAAGCACGATGGCCCATCAAGCCTTCAATCAGTATTTGAACGCCTTGAGCAGAACACTATTAGATACAGGGCTGTTCTAGAGATGTAA
- a CDS encoding Zn(2)-C6 fungal-type domain-containing protein, with protein sequence MSASRDEGANPEEGSMKSRRPYGVACTTCRRAKMKCIASNPELDRCDRCVRLQRDCVYEPHRRGLWRRERLDKGLRDHTHGSGGDSDHPTTGLPETRETTGPPEPLVVPRRSDRHVFSGGYAVAPGGETLAPELLRSQPGTNSTQFMPQSFITKSEDTRGLSLATVLDPDKGILTAVANSDKPLDTDISKGTPWGSDDPINIGLISRPSGQYLFEGFFKHFNCLVGLLDPQLYTFSYTRGTSSLLFSIILAISARVFQPESYELIQKHSEILLGRALVACDIAIENIWAILWFATRMAASAQWNKFEESMAPGNEPLAMAQTEAQVRQRRDKERIWLALGNLDRTSSLFTDRPLATQMINKEIGARSWFFWKFQISSPFNCPFSTSFEITQGFTSTLFSCIDF encoded by the exons ATGTCGGCTTCACGGGATGAGGGCGCTAATCCCGAAGAGGGCTCTATGAAAAGTCGCAG ACCATACGGTGTCGCATGCACAACATGTCGCCGGGCGAAGATGAAATGCATAGCATCTAATCCAGAACTAGATCGCTGCGATCGTTGTGTCAGGCTACAAAGAGATTGCGTATATGAGCCCCATCGCCGTGGCCTCTGGCGTCGAGAGCGATTGGACAAAGG GTTACGAGATCACACCCATGGTTCTGGTGGTGACAGTGACCATCCAACTACTGGATTGCCCGAGACGAGGGAGACTACAGGGCCTCCAGAACCTCTTGTCGTCCCAAGACGCAGTGATAGGCACGTGTTTTCGGGAGGTTATGCCGTTGCCCCAGGCGGCGAAACCTTGGCGCCTGAACTGCTTCGATCCCAGCCAGGAACTAATAGCACCCAATTCATGCCTCAATCATTCATTACCAAGTCAGAAGATACTCGAGGACTATCTCTCGCCACAGTTCTCGATCCTGACAAAGGCATTTTGACTGCAGTCGCAAACAGCGATAAACCCTTAGACACCGACATAAGCAAAGGAACACCGTGGGGTAGCGATGACCCTATTAATATTGGACTCATAAGTCGACCATCAGGCCAGTATCTTTTCGAAGG ATTCTTTAAACACTTCAACTGTCTTGTTGGGCTTCTAGATCCTCAACTCTACACATTCTCGTACACACGCGGGACATCTAGCTTACTCTTTAGCATAATTCTGGCCATATCGGCCAGAGTCTTTCAACCAGAGTCATACGAGCTGATCCAGAAGCATTCAGAAATACTTCTGGGCCGAGCGTTGGTCGCATGCGATATTGCTATAGAGAACATCTGGGCGATTCTGT GGTTTGCCACGCGCATGGCGGCTTCTGCTCAGTGGAACAAGTTCGAGGAGAGCATGGCGCCTGGAAATGAGCCATTGGCTATGGCCCAGACAGAGGCCCAGGTTCGGCAACGGCGAGATAAGGAGCGCATTTGGCTGGCATTGGGCAATCTGGATCGGAC ATCAAGCCTCTTCACGGATCGGCCGCTTGCTACTCAAATGATCAATAAAGAGATAGGAGCTCGAAGTTGGTT TTTTTGGAAA TTCCAAATCTCGAGCCCTTTCAACTGCCCCTTCTCTACTTCTTTCGAGATTACACAAGGCTTTACTTCAACTCTGTTCTCTTGCATCGACTTCTAG